A region of Chloracidobacterium sp. DNA encodes the following proteins:
- the serA gene encoding phosphoglycerate dehydrogenase, whose amino-acid sequence MASTSYPRNKINILLLENISDAAVEELRVGGYANVQKINGALSEAELIKAVKGVHLVGIRSKTQITKNVIAAADKLLAVGCFCIGVNQVDLKVATEKGVAVFNAPHANTRSVAELVIGLCVMLIRKIPDKNAAAHRGEWLKEAKGSFELRGKTLGIVGYGNIGSQVSAMAESLGMQVIYYDIATKLPLGNAKQFRDLKELLKNSDIVTLHVPSDATTRNMINADTLKSMKKGGILLNYSRGDVVDLKALKNALDKDQLSGAAIDVFPSEPEKNGDAFSSVLQNLPNVILTPHIGGSTEEAQANIGLDVTAKLIKYLELGTSEGSHTVPPVSLPPQSGTHRILHIHRNIPGVLGQINSRLSKRGLNITGQFLNTNPEIGYVILDVDSRISKDAFEILKGIKGTIRARMVY is encoded by the coding sequence ATGGCGTCAACCTCGTACCCTCGCAATAAAATCAATATTCTTCTGCTTGAGAACATTTCCGATGCAGCGGTTGAGGAACTGCGCGTGGGTGGGTATGCGAATGTTCAGAAGATCAACGGCGCGTTGAGCGAAGCTGAGTTGATAAAGGCAGTCAAGGGTGTTCATTTGGTTGGGATTCGCTCAAAGACGCAAATCACCAAAAATGTAATCGCAGCGGCGGATAAGCTGCTTGCGGTTGGGTGTTTTTGTATTGGGGTCAATCAGGTCGATCTCAAAGTGGCGACCGAAAAAGGTGTTGCGGTGTTTAATGCGCCTCATGCTAATACGCGTTCGGTCGCGGAGCTTGTGATCGGGCTGTGCGTGATGTTGATACGGAAGATTCCGGATAAGAACGCGGCGGCACATCGTGGGGAATGGTTGAAGGAAGCAAAAGGCAGCTTTGAGCTTCGCGGCAAGACGCTTGGCATTGTCGGTTACGGCAATATCGGTTCGCAGGTTTCGGCGATGGCTGAATCGTTGGGGATGCAGGTTATTTATTACGACATCGCGACAAAGCTGCCGCTTGGGAATGCAAAACAGTTTCGGGATTTGAAAGAGCTATTGAAAAACTCTGACATCGTGACGCTCCACGTGCCGTCGGACGCGACCACGCGAAACATGATCAACGCCGATACGCTTAAGTCGATGAAAAAAGGCGGTATCTTGCTCAATTACAGCCGAGGCGATGTCGTTGATCTGAAAGCGTTAAAAAATGCTCTCGACAAAGACCAACTTTCAGGTGCAGCAATTGATGTTTTTCCGTCCGAGCCGGAAAAGAACGGTGACGCTTTTTCATCGGTTCTACAAAATCTGCCAAACGTCATACTCACGCCGCACATCGGCGGTTCGACCGAGGAAGCGCAGGCGAACATCGGCCTCGACGTAACAGCAAAGCTCATAAAATATCTCGAACTCGGCACAAGTGAAGGCTCACACACCGTTCCGCCCGTTTCCTTGCCGCCGCAGAGCGGAACGCACCGCATCCTGCACATTCACCGAAACATCCCGGGCGTGCTAGGCCAGATAAACTCACGCCTCTCAAAACGCGGCCTCAACATCACCGGCCAATTCCTCAACACCAATCCCGAGATCGGCTACGTCATCCTCGACGTCGATTCGCGAATATCAAAAGATGCGTTCGAGATACTAAAAGGCATCAAAGGAACTATCCGCGCGAGAATGGTTTATTAG
- a CDS encoding glycosyl hydrolase, producing the protein MKFLLCLVTVLFSFQFINAQWVRQTVNTTASFRGLSVVNEKVIWASGTEGTVIRTIDGGKTWKVMTVPGAEKLDFRDIEAFDANTAYILSIGNGESSRIYKTIDGGKTWKEQFRNKSEKAFFDAIDCSSREHCYALSDPVENHFLLTETRDGGEYWDSTFASEFTMVSPKARSDEAAFAASGTCLTHNFLYRFFVTGGSGARVFRAFWSPNTGASDWEAFSTPFVHGSSGSGIFSIAMFDIQNGVIVGGDYEKPNEAIDNLAFTHNSGETWKLGTGLSGYRSAVTYVDKKTIIAVGTNGTDMTRDGGKTWKKIGDENLNAVAANGKRAVWAVGPKGMVVKMKK; encoded by the coding sequence ATGAAGTTTTTACTCTGCCTCGTCACTGTCCTATTTTCTTTTCAATTTATTAACGCCCAATGGGTTAGACAAACCGTCAACACGACCGCATCGTTTCGCGGCCTGTCGGTCGTGAACGAAAAAGTCATCTGGGCAAGCGGCACTGAAGGAACAGTCATTCGCACTATCGACGGCGGCAAGACGTGGAAGGTAATGACAGTTCCCGGCGCCGAGAAACTCGACTTCCGCGACATCGAGGCTTTTGATGCAAACACGGCTTATATTCTCAGCATCGGCAACGGCGAATCTTCACGGATCTACAAAACGATCGACGGCGGCAAGACTTGGAAGGAACAGTTTCGCAATAAAAGTGAAAAGGCGTTCTTTGATGCAATTGACTGTAGTTCCCGAGAGCACTGTTATGCTCTAAGCGATCCTGTCGAAAACCATTTTCTTTTGACCGAAACTAGGGACGGCGGAGAGTATTGGGATTCAACATTTGCGTCGGAGTTTACTATGGTCAGCCCCAAAGCACGATCAGACGAGGCTGCGTTTGCGGCGAGTGGCACATGTTTGACACATAACTTTCTTTACAGGTTCTTTGTTACAGGCGGAAGCGGTGCCCGGGTTTTTCGCGCGTTTTGGTCCCCTAACACCGGAGCATCGGACTGGGAGGCTTTTTCTACTCCTTTTGTCCACGGCTCTTCCGGCAGCGGTATTTTCTCAATAGCCATGTTCGATATACAGAATGGAGTTATTGTCGGAGGCGATTATGAGAAGCCGAACGAGGCTATAGATAATTTAGCTTTCACACACAACAGTGGCGAAACATGGAAACTTGGAACCGGTTTGAGCGGCTATAGATCGGCGGTCACCTACGTTGATAAGAAAACGATCATCGCAGTCGGCACGAATGGCACGGACATGACTCGCGACGGAGGCAAGACGTGGAAGAAGATCGGAGATGAAAACTTGAACGCAGTCGCCGCGAACGGTAAACGAGCAGTTTGGGCAGTCGGTCCAAAAGGCATGGTCGTTAAAATGAAAAAATGA